A window of Clostridium botulinum BKT015925 contains these coding sequences:
- a CDS encoding threonine/serine exporter family protein has product MILNSLYALLCSLGFGILFSIRGKKLFFASLGGGIGWYFYLLSNKYTHSIVFSLFIATISISIYSEIVARIFKAPVTTFLVSALLPLVPGAGMYYTMYESIIGNATKSLSLGIETILSAGAIAVATMIVSSVTKVIIVIKKKFIS; this is encoded by the coding sequence ATGATTTTAAATTCTTTATATGCTTTGCTTTGCAGCCTAGGATTTGGAATTCTTTTTAGTATTCGTGGCAAAAAATTATTTTTCGCATCACTAGGTGGTGGTATTGGATGGTATTTTTATCTATTATCTAATAAATATACTCATTCAATAGTTTTTTCTTTGTTTATAGCAACAATATCTATTAGTATATATTCCGAAATTGTTGCACGAATTTTCAAAGCTCCAGTTACCACATTTTTAGTATCAGCACTACTTCCTTTAGTTCCAGGTGCAGGTATGTATTATACTATGTACGAATCAATTATAGGTAATGCAACAAAATCCCTATCTTTAGGTATTGAAACCATACTTAGTGCTGGAGCTATTGCAGTAGCTACCATGATTGTATCTTCTGTTACTAAGGTTATAATAGTTATAAAAAAGAAATTTATTTCATAA
- a CDS encoding threonine/serine exporter family protein produces the protein MNNSDKILYLATEAGRIILQNGGETYRVEETMNKICYGLNVQKADSFVTPTGIMLSITDETGKTISLIRKITNRSINLEKVAEINALSRTIVNDSPSLNYVEKRLNEIDTSCGYNKKILILSASFSAGFFTLLFGGTFRDFFVSLFIGAIIKFICILLNSIKINEFFINSLGGAIASLLAIISINLNIGQNKDKIIIGSIMLLVPGLVITNAIRDTLAGDLVSGISRTVEAFFIAVAIATGSGIIIKLWFYFGGL, from the coding sequence ATGAATAACAGTGATAAAATATTATACTTAGCTACAGAAGCCGGAAGAATAATTCTCCAAAATGGTGGAGAAACATATCGAGTTGAAGAAACTATGAATAAAATTTGCTATGGACTTAACGTACAAAAAGCCGATAGTTTTGTCACCCCCACAGGGATAATGTTATCTATAACCGACGAAACCGGTAAAACGATTTCATTGATTAGAAAAATTACTAATCGAAGTATTAACCTTGAAAAAGTTGCTGAAATCAATGCATTATCAAGAACAATAGTAAATGATTCTCCTTCTTTAAATTACGTTGAAAAAAGATTAAATGAAATTGATACCTCATGTGGCTATAATAAAAAAATCTTAATTTTATCTGCCTCTTTTAGTGCTGGTTTTTTTACATTACTATTTGGTGGAACCTTTAGAGATTTCTTTGTTTCTTTATTTATTGGTGCAATAATTAAATTTATATGTATATTATTGAATAGTATAAAAATAAACGAATTTTTCATTAATTCACTTGGAGGTGCCATTGCCTCTTTACTTGCAATTATAAGTATAAATTTAAATATAGGTCAGAATAAAGATAAAATTATAATAGGATCTATAATGCTCTTAGTACCAGGACTTGTAATAACAAATGCTATAAGAGATACTTTAGCAGGAGATTTAGTATCTGGGATTTCAAGAACTGTAGAAGCATTTTTTATAGCTGTAGCTATTGCAACAGGTTCGGGTATAATTATAAAATTATGGTTTTATTTTGGAGGGCTTTGA
- a CDS encoding metal-sensitive transcriptional regulator, translated as MENNKDKKRDIQIRLRKIQGQVKGIENMIGTESCCKDVLVQVAAVRAALNKVGALIIQEYTKKCFKNDDEHTINEEKLDELVKTLSIFMK; from the coding sequence ATGGAAAATAATAAAGATAAAAAAAGAGATATACAGATAAGACTTAGAAAAATTCAAGGGCAAGTAAAAGGAATTGAAAATATGATAGGAACTGAGAGCTGCTGTAAAGATGTTCTAGTGCAAGTTGCTGCGGTAAGAGCAGCTCTAAATAAAGTAGGTGCGCTTATAATACAAGAATATACTAAAAAATGTTTTAAAAATGATGATGAGCATACAATTAATGAAGAAAAATTGGATGAACTTGTTAAAACTTTAAGCATATTTATGAAATAA
- the hisS gene encoding histidine--tRNA ligase, with protein sequence MAIQAPKGTKDLLPMDSYKWHYIEGKLKGLASEYALREIRTPIFEHTELFERGVGETTDVVQKEMYTFKDKGDRSITLKAEGTAPAARAFIENGLFNEALPIKMFYFTPVFRYENVQKGRLRQHHQFGVEVFGSSEASVDAEIIGLAMRAFKEFGINNLELNINNIGCPECRKKYNDALREYFKEQYDELCDTCKTRYERNPMRLLDCKNKKCKEIGKNAPVILDYVCDDCKNHFENLKTYLDALSIEYKVNPYIVRGLDYYTKTVFEIINNDITVCGGGRYNGLIEEIGGKPTPAVGFGMGIERLILTLGENSIEIPKPQEMDIYVGSMGEKGKIESFKVVNALREKGIKAECDHMNKSVKAQMKYANKIEALYSMIIGDTEIEEGKVNLKRMEDGQQFEVSLNNLDEIATLVLNN encoded by the coding sequence ATGGCAATTCAAGCGCCAAAGGGTACTAAGGATTTATTACCTATGGATTCATATAAATGGCATTATATAGAGGGGAAATTAAAGGGATTAGCTTCAGAATATGCGCTAAGGGAAATAAGAACCCCTATATTTGAGCACACTGAATTATTTGAAAGAGGTGTGGGAGAAACTACAGATGTAGTACAAAAAGAAATGTATACTTTTAAAGATAAAGGAGATAGAAGTATAACATTAAAGGCAGAAGGAACAGCTCCAGCTGCAAGAGCTTTTATAGAAAATGGATTGTTTAATGAAGCACTTCCTATAAAAATGTTTTATTTTACTCCTGTTTTTAGATATGAAAATGTTCAAAAAGGTAGACTAAGACAACATCATCAATTTGGTGTTGAAGTTTTTGGTTCTAGTGAAGCTTCAGTAGATGCTGAAATTATAGGTCTTGCAATGAGAGCATTTAAAGAATTTGGAATAAACAATTTAGAATTAAATATAAATAACATAGGATGTCCAGAATGTAGAAAAAAATATAACGATGCTTTAAGAGAATATTTTAAAGAACAATATGATGAATTATGTGATACATGTAAGACTAGGTATGAAAGAAATCCTATGAGACTTTTAGATTGTAAAAATAAAAAATGTAAAGAAATAGGTAAAAATGCTCCTGTAATATTAGATTATGTTTGTGATGATTGTAAAAATCATTTTGAAAATTTAAAGACATATCTTGATGCACTTAGCATTGAATATAAGGTAAATCCATACATAGTTAGAGGACTTGATTATTATACTAAAACAGTATTTGAGATAATAAATAATGACATCACTGTTTGTGGTGGTGGAAGATATAATGGGCTTATAGAAGAAATTGGAGGAAAGCCTACACCAGCTGTTGGATTTGGAATGGGAATAGAAAGACTTATTTTAACTCTTGGAGAGAATAGTATTGAAATTCCAAAACCACAAGAAATGGATATATATGTAGGATCCATGGGTGAAAAAGGAAAAATAGAATCTTTTAAGGTAGTAAATGCATTAAGAGAAAAGGGTATAAAAGCTGAATGTGATCATATGAATAAATCTGTTAAAGCCCAAATGAAGTATGCTAATAAAATAGAAGCATTATATAGTATGATCATAGGAGATACAGAAATAGAAGAAGGTAAGGTAAATCTTAAAAGAATGGAAGATGGACAGCAATTTGAAGTTTCACTAAATAATTTAGATGAAATAGCAACATTGGTACTAAACAATTAG
- the aspS gene encoding aspartate--tRNA ligase, which translates to MAESLNGLKRTVMCGELRESHIGQKHVVMGWVQRKRNLGGLVFVDLRDREGILQVVFGEEINKEAFEKADLVKPEYCIAVEGELVKRQSPNETLPTGMVELKGQNIKILSESETPPIYIKEDLDTDEAVRLKYRYLDLRRPDMQNIFKVRHKTAKVIRDFLDQNGFLEMETPMLTKSTPEGARDYLVPSRNYPGMFYALPQSPQLFKQLLMVSGYDRYFQITKCFRDEDLRANRQPEFTQVDMELSFVDMEDVISLNERLIKKVFKEIADVDVKLPIQRITYKEAMDKYGSDKPDLRFGMEINDITDAVKDVDFKVFKDAIENGGSVRAIKAPNCAGMGRKQIDKLGEFVKTYKAKGLAWIAYKEDEIKSPISKFLQEEGMNSVIEKLDAKVGDLILIVADKDSVVLQALGALRLEMAKRLEILKDNKEFRFAWVTEFPLLSYNEEENRYQAEHHPFTMPMDEDIEYLESDPGRVRAKAYDIVLNGEELGGGSIRIHDTKLQEKMFNVLGFTSESAWERFGFLLEAFKFGPPPHGGLAYGFDRMIMFLAGTENIKDVIAFPKNQNAYCPLTEAPNVVDEKQLGELGISLKK; encoded by the coding sequence ATGGCAGAATCCTTAAATGGACTTAAGAGAACTGTAATGTGTGGAGAACTTAGAGAATCTCATATAGGACAAAAACATGTTGTTATGGGATGGGTTCAAAGAAAAAGAAATCTTGGAGGACTAGTATTTGTAGACCTTAGAGATAGAGAAGGAATACTTCAAGTAGTTTTTGGTGAAGAAATTAATAAAGAAGCTTTTGAAAAGGCTGATTTAGTTAAACCTGAATACTGTATAGCAGTTGAAGGTGAACTTGTAAAAAGACAATCACCTAATGAAACATTGCCAACAGGAATGGTAGAATTAAAAGGACAAAATATAAAAATATTATCTGAATCAGAAACCCCACCAATATACATAAAGGAAGATCTTGATACTGATGAGGCTGTAAGATTAAAATATAGATATTTAGACCTTAGAAGACCTGATATGCAAAACATATTTAAGGTAAGACATAAAACTGCTAAAGTTATAAGAGACTTTTTAGATCAAAATGGATTTCTTGAAATGGAAACACCAATGCTTACTAAAAGTACTCCAGAAGGAGCTAGAGATTATTTAGTACCTAGTAGAAATTATCCAGGAATGTTCTATGCACTTCCACAATCACCTCAATTGTTTAAGCAATTATTAATGGTGTCAGGTTATGATAGATATTTTCAAATTACAAAATGCTTTAGAGATGAAGATTTAAGAGCTAATAGACAGCCAGAATTTACGCAAGTAGATATGGAGCTTTCATTTGTAGATATGGAAGATGTAATATCTTTGAATGAAAGATTAATTAAAAAAGTATTTAAAGAAATAGCAGATGTAGATGTAAAACTACCAATACAAAGAATAACTTACAAAGAAGCTATGGATAAGTATGGTAGTGACAAACCAGATTTAAGATTTGGTATGGAAATAAATGATATAACTGATGCTGTTAAAGATGTAGATTTCAAAGTGTTTAAAGATGCTATTGAAAATGGTGGAAGCGTTAGAGCTATAAAAGCTCCTAACTGTGCAGGAATGGGAAGAAAACAAATTGACAAATTAGGTGAATTTGTTAAAACTTATAAAGCAAAAGGTCTTGCATGGATTGCTTATAAAGAAGATGAAATTAAGTCACCAATATCTAAGTTCCTACAAGAAGAAGGAATGAATTCAGTAATAGAAAAATTAGATGCTAAAGTTGGAGATTTAATATTAATAGTTGCTGACAAAGATTCTGTTGTATTACAGGCTCTTGGAGCATTAAGACTTGAAATGGCAAAACGTTTAGAAATATTAAAAGATAACAAAGAATTTAGATTTGCTTGGGTAACTGAATTCCCATTATTATCTTATAATGAAGAAGAAAATAGATATCAAGCAGAACACCATCCATTCACAATGCCAATGGATGAAGATATTGAATATTTAGAATCAGATCCAGGAAGAGTTAGAGCGAAAGCTTACGATATAGTATTAAACGGAGAAGAACTTGGAGGAGGAAGTATAAGAATTCATGATACTAAACTTCAAGAAAAGATGTTTAATGTACTAGGATTTACATCAGAAAGTGCATGGGAAAGATTTGGTTTCTTATTAGAAGCATTTAAATTTGGACCACCACCACACGGCGGACTTGCATATGGATTTGATAGGATGATAATGTTCTTAGCTGGAACTGAAAACATTAAGGATGTTATTGCGTTCCCTAAAAATCAAAATGCATATTGTCCTTTAACAGAAGCACCTAATGTAGTTGATGAAAAACAATTAGGAGAATTAGGAATAAGTTTGAAAAAATAA
- the glyA gene encoding serine hydroxymethyltransferase yields MNFDNLELMDKEIFQVMELENKRQNNTIELIASENFASPAVMEAMGSQLTNKYAEGYPGKRYYGGCEEVDKVETIAIERLKKIFGAEHANVQPHSGSQANMAVYLSVLEPGDTIMGMNLSHGGHLTHGSPVNFSGRLFNFVAYGVNKETELIDYDEVRELALKHRPKMIVAGASAYSRIIDFKKIKDICDEVEAYFMVDIAHIAGLIATGDHPSPVPYADFVTTTTHKTLRGPRGGAILCKEKYAKQVDKAIFPGIQGGPLMHIIAAKAVCFGEALKEEYKQYMSQVVKNAKVLGDELNKYGFRLVSGGTDNHLLLIDLTNKNITGKDAEKLLDSIGITVNKNTIPFETKSPFITSGIRIGTPAVTTRGFKKEEMKEIAFLINYVIENRDGDLSEARERVEKICNKYPLYK; encoded by the coding sequence ATGAATTTTGATAATTTAGAATTAATGGATAAAGAGATTTTTCAAGTTATGGAATTAGAAAATAAACGTCAAAATAATACAATTGAACTTATTGCATCTGAAAATTTTGCAAGTCCTGCTGTAATGGAAGCTATGGGATCTCAGCTTACTAATAAATATGCTGAAGGATATCCTGGTAAAAGATATTATGGTGGATGTGAAGAAGTTGATAAGGTGGAAACTATAGCTATAGAAAGATTAAAAAAGATTTTTGGTGCAGAACATGCAAATGTTCAACCACATTCAGGTTCACAAGCTAATATGGCAGTATATCTTTCTGTATTAGAACCAGGTGATACTATAATGGGAATGAATTTAAGTCATGGGGGACATTTAACACATGGAAGTCCAGTTAATTTTTCAGGAAGACTATTTAATTTTGTAGCTTATGGAGTGAATAAGGAAACAGAATTAATAGATTATGATGAAGTAAGAGAACTTGCTTTAAAACATAGACCTAAGATGATAGTTGCAGGAGCAAGTGCTTATTCAAGAATAATAGATTTTAAAAAAATAAAAGATATATGTGATGAAGTAGAGGCATATTTCATGGTTGATATTGCTCATATTGCAGGGCTTATAGCTACTGGAGATCATCCATCACCAGTACCATATGCTGATTTTGTAACAACTACAACTCATAAAACTTTGAGGGGTCCTAGAGGTGGTGCTATTCTTTGTAAGGAGAAATATGCAAAGCAAGTAGATAAGGCTATTTTCCCAGGAATTCAAGGAGGTCCTTTAATGCATATAATTGCTGCTAAAGCAGTATGTTTTGGAGAAGCATTAAAGGAAGAGTATAAACAATATATGAGTCAAGTTGTAAAAAATGCTAAAGTTCTTGGAGATGAATTAAATAAATATGGATTTAGATTAGTTTCAGGTGGAACGGATAATCATTTATTATTAATAGACTTAACTAATAAAAATATAACAGGAAAAGATGCTGAGAAACTTCTAGATTCTATTGGAATTACTGTAAATAAGAATACTATACCTTTTGAAACAAAGAGTCCTTTTATAACTAGTGGTATAAGAATAGGAACACCAGCTGTTACAACACGAGGATTTAAAAAAGAAGAGATGAAAGAGATAGCATTTTTAATAAACTATGTTATAGAAAATAGGGATGGAGATTTGTCAGAAGCAAGAGAAAGAGTAGAAAAAATATGTAATAAATATCCTTTATATAAATAA